The proteins below are encoded in one region of Cucurbita pepo subsp. pepo cultivar mu-cu-16 chromosome LG10, ASM280686v2, whole genome shotgun sequence:
- the LOC111804529 gene encoding BTB/POZ domain-containing protein At3g09030 — protein sequence MEDEIIQLANRTLNQERIKLNVGGKLFETTVSTTRSGGPESLLYALSNRPRDDRNPIFIDRDPEIFSVLLSLLRTNRLPSSARRFSKQELFDEAIFYGIEANLKSAISPPSFDGIDASIVANIRPTSDGVVSAFTAGDGDGSIWLAHGGQISCYDRNLIHDRTIRTHLEEITSIRRVWPEIAALGSDAISGLHYYNFSSGRHIGSTNWSDPKDPRIYKARVTAIADSPTNIFAAFECAHRENSVLVIDQTTLQITSELGRQLGSSAKSTVAGKLTWIPETSVLFGSSVTCGAFGYSGYVRLWDSRSGDVVWETNEPGSGRSSRFGDSFADVDVDVESMKLFKICSKSGDLGVADIRKLGDDPWVYLKDKNPGMGNTGRRGSGNIKIHCFRKQVLVGREGELEVWSRVEERENGVEESKDIGEDFYRRNYVDKAEDSERGIIKEIEGGGDRLFVSRENVEGIEVWETSKSSGAVSIL from the coding sequence ATGGAGGACGAAATTATACAGCTAGCAAATAGAACCCTAAACCAAGAACGTATCAAGCTCAACGTCGGCGGTAAGCTCTTCGAGACCACCGTCTCCACCACACGTTCTGGCGGCCCGGAGTCTCTATTGTATGCTCTATCCAACCGGCCGAGAGACGATCGGAATCCGATTTTCATAGATCGCGATCCGGAGATCTTCTCGGTCCTCCTTTCTCTTCTCCGAACCAACCGCTTGCCTTCATCGGCTCGTCGATTTTCCAAACAGGAACTCTTCGATGAAGCTATCTTCTACGGCATCGAGGCGAATCTCAAATCAGCGATTTCTCCTCCGTCGTTTGACGGCATCGATGCGTCAATCGTCGCGAATATTCGCCCTACTTCCGACGGTGTTGTATCGGCTTTTACGGCGGGCGATGGGGACGGCTCCATCTGGCTTGCTCACGGTGGTCAGATCTCTTGTTACGATCGGAATTTAATCCACGACAGAACGATTCGAACTCACTTGGAGGAAATCACGTCAATCCGCCGCGTTTGGCCGGAGATTGCAGCGTTAGGTTCAGACGCCATTTCCGGTCTTCATTATTACAATTTCTCCAGCGGCCGACACATCGGTTCGACTAACTGGTCAGATCCAAAGGATCCCCGCATCTACAAAGCCAGAGTCACCGCAATCGCCGATTCGCCGACTAATATTTTCGCCGCCTTCGAATGCGCTCACAGAGAGAATTCCGTACTCGTCATCGACCAAACGACTCTCCAAATCACATCTGAACTCGGCCGGCAACTCGGATCCTCCGCCAAGAGCACCGTCGCCGGAAAGCTTACGTGGATACCGGAAACCAGCGTACTCTTCGGAAGCTCGGTAACGTGTGGTGCGTTTGGGTACTCGGGCTACGTCAGGCTCTGGGACTCTAGGTCAGGCGACGTGGTTTGGGAGACGAACGAGCCAGGCTCGGGCCGAAGCAGTAGGTTCGGAGACTCGTTCGCTGACGTGGATGTCGACGTGGAATCGATGAAACTGTTCAAAATCTGCTCGAAATCGGGGGATTTGGGAGTGGCAGATATTCGTAAACTAGGGGACGACCCGTGGGTATATTTGAAAGACAAGAATCCGGGAATGGGAAACACGGGCAGAAGGGGGAGTGGAAATATCAAAATTCACTGCTTCAGAAAACAGGTTTTGGTGGGGAGAGAAGGAGAGCTGGAGGTTTGGTCGAGAgtggaagaaagagaaaacgGAGTGGAAGAATCAAAAGATATCGGCGAGGATTTTTACCGTCGGAACTACGTCGACAAGGCGGAGGATTCCGAGAGAGGGATTATAAAGGAAATTGAAGGCGGCGGCGACAGGCTGTTTGTTTCTCGGGAAAATGTTGAAGGCATTGAGGTTTGGGAAACCTCCAAATCATCCGGCGCCGTTTCGATTTTGTGA